One Carassius auratus strain Wakin chromosome 39, ASM336829v1, whole genome shotgun sequence genomic window, AACTTAAAactcttatgctgatgatacacggggcaagtttttgagcaattttgtcATGCAGCTTTTTCTGAGCAGtgttgcttgggcactttcccattgagaatgTGTAACATGTTTCTTTCATGATTCTTCAGATCGGTTTTGGGCCCTGTCTCATCTGGCTGACcagtgtatcatcagccttaggAATGTCAATATTGTCTGTGAAAATATACTTTTGATCTGGCCAAATTTTATAGTCATGAGACCctgatttatattaaatttgaaaTACTTTTACAAGAAGAATACTGAAAACTGACAATGTTAATAAAGTATGTTTAAAGAATTTGAGTTATGTATAAACACAATTTTGTCTTCAGGTtaatttgtgaaatgttatttttttccacCCAGTGGCACTACAACCCGTCGTTTTGTTGGACACACCAAGGATGTTCTGAGCGTGGCTTTCTCTGCTGACAACCGTCAGATCGTGTCTGGATCCAGAGACAAGACCATCAAGCTGTGGAACACCTTGGGAGTCTGCAAGTACACCATCCAGGTACACCTCCATAATGCTCTTTACACAAGTTTAGGACTCCCTTAATGGAGAGATCCTAAGTAGTAATAATCTTTGATCATCTCGCATAAAGAGGGGAAAATTGCTTTGGGGTGCATGAAAAGTCTTAATGTCTTAAGTTCAGTCTGATCAAATTTAAGATTTAGTTAAGGCAATACCTTAggttattaatcaaaattatctTGGCTAGCATTTGAATGTGTGCCTGTTTAATCAAGAATgagatgcatgttttattttgagGTTGTATTGGTTTGTTCTGCATGTACATGCagtattttatttgtgcaggtcttaaagtcTTTAACTTGGAAACTCAACGGATACCCTGAGGTTTATGACATCTTGTGCTGTTCTGAAACCCTTTATTTTTGATTTGTCCACAGGATGACAGCCACACTGAGTGGGTGTCCTGCGTGCGTTTCTCTCCAAACAGCAACAACCCCATCATTGTGTCTTGTGGGTGGGACAAAATGGTCAAGGTGAGACCTTTCGTCTGTACCTTTATGTAAATTAGAATAGTTGCTCGGTAAACAACTTTACCCTGTGATTAATCAAATCCACATTTGTTTTGTCTGAGCTCTTGGGCTCTGACGACAAGTCCTGCAATTATGATGGGTAACTGATCGAGTCCTTTACTAAGTGAACCATTTCATCAGGTCGGCTTGCATGGATTGGCTGAATATTTGCTAATGCAGCCAGTTTGAATGATGGGTGTTTGTTACAGGTATGGAATCTTGCTAACTGCAAGCTGAAGACCAACCACATTGGCCACACTGGATACCTGAACACCGTGACTGTGTCTCCTGATGGATCTCTGTGTGCCTCTGGTGGAAAGGTAATCTGGTCCCTTTTCTTCTGGTTTTCACTACTACAGTCAGTGAAGGGGTTTGAGATGACAGAGTGAAGAGGATGAAACCTTAATGCCATCTGAATCCATGTGATTATAAAAGAGGCTGTTTctgaacacagaaaaaaaagttttcagagCGTATAACTTTTTCTATCTGTATTCACTGTGTTTGTCCTCATTTCAGGATGGGCAAGCCATGCTGTGGGACCTGAACGAGGGCAAGCACCTTTACACCCTGGATGGTGGTGACAACATCAACGCCCTTTGCTTCAGCCCCAACCGCTACTGGCTGTGTGCCGCCACCGGACCTAGCATCAAGATCTGGGTGCGTTTGTTCATGAATGCTTTTCatattatatactttaaaatactgTGCATCTAAGATGTTTCAAATGCAATGATTTCCCTTTAGTACACAACTAGTCACCGTTTATATTGGAGCAGAGAGTTCAGTGATGAAAGTTCAATGCCTTCTGTAGCTATGATGATAAAGAGGCTGTTTCTGAGAACTATTGTCCCAAGCGGGTATCAGATTATCATACTGCTGTTGCAAAGCTGACTGTTTCCTCTCAACAGGATCTGGAGGGCAAGATCATTGTTGATGAGCTGAGGCAGGACATCATCACCACCAACAGCAAGGCTGAGCCACCTCAGTGCACTTCTCTGGCCTGGTCTGCTGATGGACAGGTGGGTTTTACAGCATCCTTTTCTTCCTAGGATAAGTTACTGAACTATTCCTTGCATTTCGTTAGTCTACATATTCTAGCTGGATCAGCTGCTCCCATTGATTATACCCAATCACTTATAACATCTGAAACCTTATGGTGACAGTCCTGCAAATATGAGGGGGACAGTATTATGATTTTAAGTCTGTTGCAAGTGCTTCTAAAGTGGTACCCGATGATAATCCCGGTCTCTCTTCTCATCACAGACTCTCTTTGCTGGATACACGGACAACCTGATCAGAGTGTGGCAGGTGACCATTGGAACCCGATAGACGCCTTTTCTaatgtctaaataaaataaaattaaaaacatttaaaaagaactaCAATTGACTGTTTACTCTTTTTTTCTGCCTTGCAATAAACTACAACTTAAATGCAACCATGTTTATAGCCGCTAGATGGCGCTAATGTAACTTGCTTAATTCTATGCGACTTGTTGCCTAGCAACAAGGCCAACAAGCCGAACTCAACGTTGAGGACGGGACATGATACAGCTCTTGAATTTTATGAACTATTTTAATGTTGTAGGTAAGAAAACATGTAAATTGTTCTTCCATTATGGTAAATTAAACCATTTTCTCTCTAATATGAGACATTTTGCCTTTGCTGTCCAAACAACTTCAAATGTAACTGTGAAAAAGTCCAGTAACGTAAATGGCATAAAAATAGTGAACCGCTAACGTTAAGTAACTTAAACGTTAgcggtttaaaaagtcattgaGAGCGACAGACCTCAGAAACGGATGCCTGCACCTCATATCTTCTAATCAAACCTGATTCCATCCACAAAACCGATGAAATTGAGGACATTGTTCTTCAGTCTGGATTTACAGTTTTTCAGGTAACGTACGTTACGTAAGTGAACGGACACACAAcgattttttccccttttgttcTTAATGCATTTTGCAAGATGcataatatttactattttaaatgtgaattgagGCAATCTTTAGTTTGCCGTTTTCTGAGTACAAGAGTCATGTGTCTGATGCCACTACAGTGTAACGTTACTGTTTAAAACGAGGCTGATGATTTGTattaaaacacacatttatgcTTTCACGATCCCATTTCACTCCTAGCTTGTACTAATCTGAACTGTGTTAGGCACATTGTGTTTCCAGCACTTGTGTTATTGCCTGCTTGTGATAATCGAGTGTATTCCTCATTCGCAAATGGCCTGTTTAATGAGTACATGTAAATATGTATTGTGCTTAACTCTAAAATCTCATATTTTGTGGATGACGCTTTAGTAAGATTTGCATTCTGCTTATGCATTTATCattcttcatttgtttttctcatttaacaGAAAAGAAGGCTTCAGCTGAGTCCAGAGCAGTGCAGTGATTTCTATGTTGAGCATCATGGGAATCTGCAGTTTCCCCATCTGACTGCCTTCATGAGCTCTGTACCGGCTGTTGTTCTAGCACTGGCCTGACACCAGGCCATTGCCACCTGGAAAGCCATAATGGGGGCAGTCAGCAGCATCAAGTCTAGAGAGACGCATCCTGACTGGTAATGAATGTCACCAAATGAATCTTCTCTTTCT contains:
- the LOC113057672 gene encoding guanine nucleotide-binding protein subunit beta-2-like 1, which encodes MTEQMTVRGTLKGHSGWVTQIATTPQFPDMILSASRDKSIIMWKLTRDETNYGIPQRALKGHSHFVSDVVISSDGQFALSGSWDSTLRLWDLTTGTTTRRFVGHTKDVLSVAFSADNRQIVSGSRDKTIKLWNTLGVCKYTIQDDSHTEWVSCVRFSPNSNNPIIVSCGWDKMVKVWNLANCKLKTNHIGHTGYLNTVTVSPDGSLCASGGKDGQAMLWDLNEGKHLYTLDGGDNINALCFSPNRYWLCAATGPSIKIWDLEGKIIVDELRQDIITTNSKAEPPQCTSLAWSADGQTLFAGYTDNLIRVWQVTIGTR